From Calliphora vicina chromosome 3, idCalVici1.1, whole genome shotgun sequence:
actaaagaaaattatttactgtttggttgaattgttatgttttgtttattttttatgtttttgttctttttattaataaaatacttcaataagtacacaaaactcgtgatttagtttcagtttaacatttaaatataatttattcggttaatcgaataatttaaaattaaccgataaaatctaaaccccgattaattatttgctcgattaaccgattaaaccagaaacccgattaattgaataccctagtgtttagtgaattaaaaatataagattATTGTTGTACTTGACATAACCCTAGAATAATAGCACACTTCCCAAGTATTTCtacttcattattttttgtatcaCTGTGTATATGCCATAGTCTGTTTTTCAGTGTATGCTTGGTTTTACAAATACAACGTTGTCTTTTCGTTGCTCTATAACTTGGCAactcttattttcttatttcctTTTGCAAATGCTACCTTTTCGTGCAACCATGCGTTTGGAATGAAGCATACGAGACAGACAActgtcaaaaaagaaaaaaaagaattgtgtGTTCGCGAGAGGAATAcgacaaaaagtattttttgtaaatttttcttctttttatttttgctacAACCAAAAAAGCAAATACACTTTTTTCTTAACCGAcctcaacaatttaaaaataatttatattttttataaaataaaacatacagtTTGTAACAATTACTAAATGGAAAGTTAAAGAAAACAACGCGCTAAAGGATAAGCGCTGGGAGAAAAGATTGCCAAAGGAATGTAATCActgtaaaaaagaaataaaaggtGTTTAAGacgaatttaatacaaaaatgcaTAGATATGCCACAAAATAATCTAATAACTCTTGACTAAATCCACACAATAAATTCGAACGTAAACGGCAAGTTTTTCTTAATAATATTGAGttgaaataaaaaaggaaaaactagTGGAACGGCCTCGCAAAAAAAGGTGGTAAGGTAGGTCAAAGTTGAAACAAACGTGCAAATGAATGAAATGtgaaaaatgtgtgtgttgttGTGTCTCCGTGTGTGTAAGCGAATGTGTCTGCTGTGTGAAAgaattgaaaaaagtgaaaatatttgcAACGGGTGTGACGTGACATTTTTTCGTAATCGTTGACAGAAAAAGAAGTTAATTGagaaattatggaaaaaatcaAAGCTCCTAACAAATTTCTAGTTTAGAAAAACGTAATTATACCCAAAATTATCAATTGTTTAAGTGCAATAAAAGCACGAAGGAAAAGCCTAACCTCAAAATCTGATGTGTGTTGTTTCTGTTATGGAAAAATTCAAGTgattttgtttcagtttgtATTGACTggttcatacaaaaaaaaaacacggaAGAACTAACAAAACAAGCATTGCGGTGCGGACTGACTGTCGGATGGTTGGTACCGTTTGTTATTGTGTTCAAAAAATTGctgaaatatggaaaaaagatAAGTAGTAGACTtatgaaaaagtggaaaatctCGTTTCATGTATTAATTAAGGcagaagaaaaaataacataaaaaagaaaattatataggtattttccaaagttttattttaacccTTCATGACATGctggttttttttccaaatcatCAGACCATTATAAAAAACTTTCGCTGTTTTAAATactgaataaatatttaaaatcatcatTGAAACAGGCGAACAATGTGGAAATCATACtcgattttttctttttataaaatcacATTTGCAGAGAGAGTCGACTGACTGTTCCACTTGGGTTTTTGGTAGTATTATTGACAAGTTTATACCccccttttgaaaaatgtattttaacgAACAACGAACACATGTAACCAAGGTTGTCAATTTAGCTGCTTTTATTAGACATCTTTAGCGATtatttatataatgtaatttgTTTGAACAGATTTTACGTTTTCGATTCCATATAGAGAAACACTTTACTATATTCTAGATATAGGTACTTTTTACTCTGTTAAGTAGGTATTAGGTGTGCTGATCATGATTAAAGCAATTTTGCGtgttttaaattactttttaatgtGAATATGTGTCAGTTCAGTGCCATAACATTTTGGCGAAGGACCCTGCTTTTAcactttttcaccaaaattgtcTTGATTTGTGCATAGATGTGCTTATAAACATAATCgggaaattttaaacatagattTTGCTCTATTGAATAATAGAATTGGAAacacgaataagagatttttttGAAAGAAGAAACACGTAATTTTAGCGAGATACATCGCGAtacaaaataacatttttccCAAAATCTGTGATTCAagcggtttttattttaatttttgatactaGCTGCTTTTGAATAGTATGATGTTGGCAACCTTGCATGTAACGCACGTAAGAAATAGTGTGAGCAGCatgaaaaaagccaaaaaaaaatacgtcTCGATCAGCTCGTGTTTAACTCAAAAATACTTGTCAAGTGGTTGTTGTCAACTCTTGAGGGGGTCAACAGGGAGGGAGAAAGTCAGTTTTCATATTTAACACACAACTGGTGGCTGTAAGAAAACAAGacaagaaaaaaagaaacaaacacgttggcataattgttatttaaagatattggtaaaactaaaggaaaactgttaataacccttaatattttaaattaactcgTTTTCTTgttgttaaaatgttttctttaaattgttatcagttattttcttattttaatgtCTAGCCAGACACATGGTCGCgcccaaagtaaattaataaagtagactcagtagaacagctgactattttttttactttggtctgaactgtcaattcacttgtggttgttgtggcgaaaaatacaacaagcccaaaagcaaaaacaacaacaggcaactttgacagctcagaccttaaaccaaaaacaaaattgctttcggttattgtaaatgttgtatttgttgtagtactgtcgctactttattaatttactttggtcgCGCCagctgatttaaaaaaaacgtttgccTTGAATTTGTAACGAGAACATACAAATATAGCAAAATAACCTTTCATTTAGCAAATTGTCTAGACAAAAGAGATCGTTGTAAAGTGTGTGttgtttgtaaattattttaataatgttgcattttatgtttatttttaattaatttctttgaattttctttaagaaatacTTTTTGCGTAAATTCCAGTATGAAAAGTGTGTGTGTAAAAAAGGTAATGAGCGGGAGAGAGTGATAGAGCGCGGTTATAGTGAAAATCTTGAAATGTCAAAAATCTGTATGCTCTTTTTACAACAGAAAGAGTGGagccaacaacaaaaaaacgtgtTTTTTTCATACACAGTTGTTTTTATAGAGTAGcaaatatttgatattaaaaaatacCCAACAAACAATGTAAACATATTAAAATTCctataattttattgataaattcatcacagaaatatttattttgtattttggaattatacatatttaatataatatttttttattttttttttatattacaggTGTGAAATTAACATCATCAACGATACTGCTCCTCCTACATACTAAATGGCAAACTTTTCCTAATACGTGataacaaaaagttttaattttttaataaaattaaaaaaaaaattaataaccaacatatttaattcaataatttaacAAGATCATACTTCTAAAGTTTACGATCAAGTTATTATCAATAGACAAgagaatttgtttattttggaatttttaaagttCTGATTTCGCTAAACATACTTTTAACAAACATATATTAAATATACACATTAAGGCATTCCTAGAATGCATATAAAAAGTCTGCAACATGCTCATGCTGCTGCAGCAGCGGCAGCAGCCATGCCAAACTGTGAAATTGTAATCGTATCATCTTCGCCTAatcataataacaataacaacaacaacaacaataataacaacaatgaaAGTACAAATGGGGGATCGAGTAATGGCAGTGGAGGCGGCGGTGGTGGtgtagctaacaatggtcaccagcaccaacaacagcaacacgGTTCATCAGCCCCAACACCTACTGAGATTCCAATACCGTTTATGCATTTGGCAGGAGTGACAGCAGAGGCTCATGCTGCCGCTCAAGCGGCTGCTATGGCAGCAGCACAAGCGGCGGCCGCTCAAGCAGCCGCTGCCGAACATGGTGGCGGTAATGCACCACCACCGGGCAGTGCTCTGGCCCATCATCATGCCATATTGCAGCAACATCCCTTGGCTCACCTGGTGGCCACGGCTGCACACAGTCCTGCTCTATCCGAACAACATTTCATAGCCCGCGATGCTACCGTCTTGACTAATGGCCATAATGGCAACTCAACGTCGGTATCGGGTGGACCTGCCCCCGAAAAACCATTTCAGTGTAATGTCTGTGAACGACGATTCCGCCAATTGAGTACACTCACGAATCATGTAAAAATTCATACCGGAGAAAAGCCGTACAAATGTAATGTTTGTGATAAAACCTTTCGTCAATCGTCCACTTTGACTAATCACTTGAAAATTCATACCGGTGAGAAGCCATTTAATTGTACCTATTGTCCGAAACACTTTCGCCAATTGAGTACATTAACAAATCATTTGAAAATTCATACAGGTAAGTCTTATATCCCAGTTTTAAGTATTTAGTTGTAAGTTGCtaaacaagtaaaaaatataattttaaaaattctgggGCGCTGTTTCGTAATTCGATTAGAGAACAGAATTctacaaattttcttaatatagtCTTGATCAGGGATGGCAaatgatattaaatttaatcatAATTTGTACTTTT
This genomic window contains:
- the Aef1 gene encoding adult enhancer factor 1 → MHIKSLQHAHAAAAAAAAMPNCEIVIVSSSPNHNNNNNNNNNNNNNESTNGGSSNGSGGGGGGVANNGHQHQQQQHGSSAPTPTEIPIPFMHLAGVTAEAHAAAQAAAMAAAQAAAAQAAAAEHGGGNAPPPGSALAHHHAILQQHPLAHLVATAAHSPALSEQHFIARDATVLTNGHNGNSTSVSGGPAPEKPFQCNVCERRFRQLSTLTNHVKIHTGEKPYKCNVCDKTFRQSSTLTNHLKIHTGEKPFNCTYCPKHFRQLSTLTNHLKIHTGEKPFECAVCKKQFRQSSTLNNHIKIHVMDKVYVPVKIKTEEEEG